The Rhodothermus marinus DSM 4252 DNA segment TTGCGCTCGCCGTCGACGACCACGGTGCGCTGATCGATCGTATCGAACGTGCGGTTTACATACCCCACCACCTCGGCATAGCCCTGGCTTGTAAAGAAGCGCAATCCGGCCTCGGCCATCCAGATCGTCTCGGGGCGAAGGCCCGGATTGATCAGAAAACGGCCCAGCGCGCCGCTGAACAGCTCCCGCATGGTGGGAAAGCGCACCTTGCGCGAAGCCGCCAGAAATCCTTCCACGCCTTTCGGCCAGCTACGCCGCAGCCCCACGCCCAGGCTCCATGCGCTCATGGGGTCCCGCGGGGGCTTGTCGCCGGTCTCCGGCGCCAGCATGACATCGTAGCTGAAGCCCACCGCGCCTTCGATTCCGAGGCCGAAGGGCTGCACCAGCTCGGCCCCTGCGCTCAGCAGATGCTGTTGATAGTACAGCGTGGGCGGATTTACAGCTTCGGGGCGTCCGGCTTCGTCGTATTCAAAATCTCGCTGGCCGTGGCGGCTGCCCACCCAGTTGAGCGCCAGGCGCGTCTGTCCGTCGCCCACGGCTCGTCGCCACACCAGCCTTCCCCCGACCGTCCAGTCTTCGTCTTCTTCCCGGGCCTCGCGCGTTTCGTAGCGGACGTCCCGGTACTGGTCGATATGCTGCCGGAACAGTCCGACCCAGAAGGCCCCTTCCAGCAGACCGAACGGTGTTGCCCGCTCGCCGCTCAGAATCGCCAGGGTGTGCTGCTGCAGCGGATAGCGCCAGTAACGCACCGACGAGACCAGCGGGTTCAGGTGGCTTTCCGGTGCTACGCCCTGCACTCCCTGCAGGTGGAAAAGCGTCACGCCGATCCGACGACCGGCCTGCCCCGACTGAACGCGCGCAAGCAGATGGAAAAGCCTGCGGTCCGTGTTCGTGCGCAGGTCCGGGTCCGGTTGACTGTAGGGCAGATCCGCGTCGGGAAGCGGCAGGCCCCTGCGATAGGCGTAGCCAAGCCCTACGGTGTAGGCAAAGCGCCCCGTGTGCGCCAGATGCACGGCACTGGCCTGCACCGACGCAGGGGCACCGCCCCACATGTTCAGTTCGGTCAGCCGTCCCGGATGCGCCAGCAGGCGGGAGCGCAGGCTGAGTACCCCGGCGGCCGCATTCGTGCCGTAGAGCACCGAAGCGTTGCCGGGAATGAGCGTCACGCCGCCCAGCGCCGCGACGGGGACCAGATCCAGATCGTACCGGTAGTCCCAGGGAACGGTCAGCAGGGCACCGTCCAGGAAGACGGCCACCTGGCGCTCGCCGCTACCCCGCGGATAGAAGAGCGTTTCGCCCCGCGAGTTCGTCTGCACCGACACCCCGGGCAGCAGCGCGGCCGTCTCCGAGAGGCTTACGGCGTCTTCCACGGCCAGCTCGGCCAGCGACACGCGCCACACCGACGAGAACGACGCCTCCTGCTCCTGTTCCAGCGTGATCACGACCGGATCCAGCGCGTAGGTCCGGATTGTGTCGGTGACCGGCTGCGCACCGGTCGGGCCGACCAGCAGCCAGAGTGCCCAGAACCGCTTCCAGGGCCGCATAACCCGTGCCCATCAGGGGCCGGTTGTTCGACTTCAGGAAAGTTGCGCGGCCAGGTACCGCACCACCTGCAGCGGCGGGACGGCCTGCTCGTTCACCTGGCGGGCATACTGCGGCGGCACCACATAGAAGAAGAACCGGGGACCGCTCGACGTGTAGGCCCGGGCCAGCAGCGCCGGATTCACGTGCTGCGCGACCGCCCAGGCCACGTCCGCGTACTGCTGCAGCAGCGCCTCGTGACGGGCCGTGATGGCACCCAGCGTACGGTTGGCCCGACGATAATCGCCGGGATGGGCCGCCACCTGCTCCTTCCAGTGCTCGAATTCCAGCACGGCCTGCTGGTGCGCCTCCAGGATCGCCTCGTACTGCGCCACATAGGGCGCCAGCGTTTCGTCGCGGCGGGCCAGCAGCCGCAACGCCTCCAGCTCGGCCAGTGCCTGTTCAAGGTCCTGCGCGACCTGCTCGCTGGCCGCCTCGATCTGCGCCAGCGTGAGCGCCACACCGCCCGGATAGCCGTAGAACCGGCACCCGGCCACGCTCACCAGCACCACAAGCAGTCCGATAAGTCCGGGGTATCGTTTCATCGCCAGCAAACGATTTTTAGTACAACGCCGTTTTCCCAGGCTGGAAATTTCCCAAAAAGACAGGTTAAAAGAAAAACGCCGCCGCCGTTTTGCCGAACTTTTCGCACGCCTCGTTCAGCTGCCCAGCGCAAAGCCGGCCTCGGGCCGCTCGGTCCCCTCGGCATTACGCGCCAGCCACTGGCGAAGCTG contains these protein-coding regions:
- a CDS encoding TonB-dependent receptor, whose translation is MRPWKRFWALWLLVGPTGAQPVTDTIRTYALDPVVITLEQEQEASFSSVWRVSLAELAVEDAVSLSETAALLPGVSVQTNSRGETLFYPRGSGERQVAVFLDGALLTVPWDYRYDLDLVPVAALGGVTLIPGNASVLYGTNAAAGVLSLRSRLLAHPGRLTELNMWGGAPASVQASAVHLAHTGRFAYTVGLGYAYRRGLPLPDADLPYSQPDPDLRTNTDRRLFHLLARVQSGQAGRRIGVTLFHLQGVQGVAPESHLNPLVSSVRYWRYPLQQHTLAILSGERATPFGLLEGAFWVGLFRQHIDQYRDVRYETREAREEDEDWTVGGRLVWRRAVGDGQTRLALNWVGSRHGQRDFEYDEAGRPEAVNPPTLYYQQHLLSAGAELVQPFGLGIEGAVGFSYDVMLAPETGDKPPRDPMSAWSLGVGLRRSWPKGVEGFLAASRKVRFPTMRELFSGALGRFLINPGLRPETIWMAEAGLRFFTSQGYAEVVGYVNRTFDTIDQRTVVVDGERKRQRINLEGSRVYGMEVRGGWAFLRSWTLEGHVAGLRSRAFLPGPDRPLVEKPEWLATLMLRRLPGLGLAPLVQLHYRGRAWALDEANRLQALPDALLLHVRLAYRLPLASGQVEGFVRINNVTDTAVWPQLGLPGPGRELRLGVQLWV